The Geoalkalibacter sp. genome has a segment encoding these proteins:
- a CDS encoding TRAP transporter fused permease subunit codes for MSDELKDLQELDPKEKQKLKELMEKDAKSYRTPEGAWKWIVALLGAALVLFYFYAAGIAAVGTQYHLGVYVFITYILVFLLYPAGNTRTRIALCLLMGLLLSGTASIWWFFDDAAAFRDRFMAMFDALRDDGLGAALGRAAGLWPLWMATTLIGGLLYVVDTLMMRRWEKNPTLTDILFAGAAGGVVFYWLKEFEALNYRAGAETELDALISIVGILLSLEVCRRVLGWSMTLIGVGMIAFAYYGPYLPELLAHRGFSFERISTAMFLTTNGVFGVMANVLATYVILFIFFGAFLHKSGAGRFFIDLPLALAGRSTGGPAKVAVMASALFGSVSGSAIANTVSTGAFTIPLMKRAGFRPHVAGAIEPAASIGGMFLPPIMGAGGFLMAELTGLPYSYIMMISVGPALLYFFAVFCMIHFEAKKLGIVGIQDEEFPHWKTVLKNGWFYSLPLIIITVLMIMGRSPGFAAFWATLSCIAISWVHKDTRMGIREIWDAIQSGARNTLIIGATVGVIGIIVGIISLTGMGLKFSDIIISMAGDSLLLAIILIALASLVLGMGVPVTAAYLIVAVLAVPALGEFGVAAIVAHQIVYWLSQDSNITPPVCVAAYAGAAIAGSDPWKTGWTSFKFAKLLYVMPLLFAFTPSILFQGKVVESKMPDIESGAPFATVLRVNVTPGQDFVEGDVLAVVQIGDQTEEIKANKDAKVLQVRTNPGALISPGDTIVRAEIVATPMRVFMSFFSAILGTIAFSGLTMFYWIRRTSVIEWLLLAPATLLLYWPTLLTDAVGLALVALVWFMQKTKNNRDLKTAVTAGGGKSQ; via the coding sequence ATGTCCGATGAGTTGAAAGACCTGCAGGAACTCGATCCCAAGGAAAAGCAGAAGCTCAAGGAGCTGATGGAAAAGGATGCCAAATCCTACCGCACTCCGGAGGGTGCCTGGAAATGGATTGTCGCCCTGCTCGGCGCCGCCCTGGTGCTGTTTTATTTCTATGCCGCGGGCATCGCTGCGGTAGGCACCCAGTATCATCTCGGGGTCTATGTATTTATTACCTACATTCTGGTTTTTCTGCTCTATCCGGCAGGCAACACCCGTACCCGCATCGCCCTGTGTCTGCTGATGGGCCTGCTGCTTTCGGGAACTGCCTCCATCTGGTGGTTTTTTGACGACGCGGCGGCGTTTCGCGACCGTTTCATGGCGATGTTCGACGCCTTGCGCGACGATGGACTGGGCGCGGCCCTGGGCCGGGCGGCCGGCCTTTGGCCCCTGTGGATGGCGACCACGCTGATCGGCGGCCTGCTCTATGTCGTGGATACCCTGATGATGCGGCGCTGGGAGAAAAATCCCACCCTCACCGACATCCTTTTTGCCGGAGCGGCGGGCGGCGTGGTTTTTTACTGGCTCAAGGAATTCGAGGCCCTTAATTACCGCGCGGGCGCGGAAACCGAACTCGACGCCCTCATCAGCATCGTCGGCATCCTGCTGTCCCTGGAGGTCTGCCGCCGCGTGCTGGGCTGGTCCATGACCCTGATCGGCGTGGGCATGATCGCTTTTGCCTACTACGGCCCCTATCTGCCCGAACTGCTCGCCCATCGCGGTTTCAGCTTCGAGCGCATTTCCACGGCCATGTTCCTGACCACCAACGGGGTGTTCGGCGTCATGGCCAACGTGCTCGCCACCTACGTCATCCTGTTCATCTTCTTTGGCGCCTTTCTGCACAAATCGGGCGCGGGGCGCTTCTTCATCGATCTGCCCCTGGCGCTGGCGGGGCGCTCCACGGGCGGTCCGGCCAAGGTGGCGGTCATGGCCTCGGCCCTGTTCGGCTCGGTGTCGGGCAGCGCCATCGCCAACACCGTCTCCACGGGCGCCTTCACCATCCCCCTGATGAAGCGCGCGGGCTTTCGCCCCCATGTGGCCGGCGCCATCGAGCCGGCAGCCAGCATCGGCGGCATGTTTCTGCCGCCCATCATGGGCGCGGGCGGCTTTCTCATGGCTGAGCTGACCGGCCTGCCCTATTCCTACATCATGATGATTTCGGTGGGCCCCGCGCTGCTCTATTTCTTCGCCGTGTTCTGCATGATTCATTTCGAGGCGAAGAAGCTGGGCATCGTCGGCATTCAGGACGAGGAATTCCCCCACTGGAAAACCGTGCTGAAAAACGGCTGGTTCTATTCCCTGCCGCTGATCATCATCACCGTGCTCATGATCATGGGCCGTTCACCCGGCTTTGCCGCTTTCTGGGCCACGCTCTCGTGCATCGCCATCAGCTGGGTGCACAAGGACACGCGCATGGGCATCCGGGAAATCTGGGACGCCATCCAGAGCGGCGCGCGCAACACCCTGATCATCGGCGCCACCGTCGGGGTGATCGGCATCATCGTCGGCATCATCTCCCTGACCGGCATGGGCCTGAAGTTCTCAGACATCATTATTTCCATGGCCGGCGACAGCCTGCTGCTGGCCATCATCCTCATCGCCCTGGCGTCCTTGGTGCTGGGCATGGGCGTGCCGGTCACCGCCGCCTATCTGATCGTCGCGGTGCTTGCCGTTCCTGCCCTAGGCGAATTCGGCGTGGCGGCCATCGTCGCCCATCAGATCGTCTACTGGCTAAGCCAGGATTCCAACATCACCCCACCGGTGTGCGTCGCCGCCTACGCGGGTGCGGCGATTGCCGGTTCGGACCCCTGGAAAACCGGCTGGACCTCCTTCAAGTTCGCCAAGCTGCTCTACGTCATGCCGCTGCTCTTCGCCTTCACCCCCTCGATTCTCTTCCAGGGCAAGGTGGTGGAATCCAAGATGCCGGACATCGAAAGCGGCGCGCCCTTCGCCACGGTGCTCAGGGTCAATGTCACCCCGGGCCAGGATTTCGTCGAGGGAGATGTGCTGGCCGTGGTGCAGATCGGCGATCAGACCGAGGAGATCAAGGCGAACAAGGATGCCAAGGTGTTGCAGGTGCGCACCAACCCCGGCGCCCTCATCAGCCCCGGCGACACCATCGTGCGCGCCGAAATCGTCGCCACGCCCATGCGCGTGTTCATGTCCTTTTTCTCCGCGATTCTGGGAACCATCGCCTTCTCCGGCCTGACCATGTTCTACTGGATCCGGCGAACCTCGGTCATCGAGTGGCTGCTTTTGGCCCCTGCGACGTTGCTGCTCTACTGGCCGACCCTGCTTACTGATGCCGTCGGCCTGGCCCTGGTCGCCCTGGTGTGGTTCATGCAAAAAACCAAGAACAATCGTGATCTCAAAACAGCGGTGACCGCGGGGGGAGGCAAATCGCAATGA
- a CDS encoding universal stress protein — protein sequence MKSIRKILYATDFSESSEPACAYALTLAKLAGASIHVLHVIGELADNRRSRIPPEAFELFEKELEVHVVKEMEEFCRRQLGDQVPYTTEIAIGTPFQIILDRTAKTGSDMIVMGTHGRTGIEHILIGSTAERVMRRSPVPVLTVRSTT from the coding sequence ATGAAAAGCATTCGCAAGATTCTCTACGCCACGGATTTTTCCGAAAGCTCCGAACCGGCGTGCGCTTACGCCCTGACCCTGGCCAAACTGGCCGGGGCGAGCATTCATGTGCTGCACGTCATCGGCGAACTCGCCGACAACCGCCGCAGCCGCATCCCACCCGAGGCCTTCGAGTTGTTCGAGAAGGAACTCGAGGTTCACGTGGTCAAGGAGATGGAGGAATTCTGCCGCCGACAACTGGGCGACCAGGTTCCTTATACGACGGAAATCGCCATCGGCACTCCCTTCCAGATCATTCTGGATCGCACGGCCAAAACGGGCAGCGACATGATCGTGATGGGCACCCACGGCCGAACCGGCATCGAGCACATCCTGATCGGCAGCACCGCCGAGCGGGTCATGCGCCGCTCACCGGTCCCGGTTCTGACGGTTCGCAGCACAACCTGA
- a CDS encoding TAXI family TRAP transporter solute-binding subunit has protein sequence MKHLSVLLLALALILPASQPACAEKVRLRFVGGPPGGSFEGAARALTQRLKEELGADVSLAISGGSVENLRRIHKGEADFGIVYAADLFLARSGQLPYDPRSYDRILALAPLYPAPAQLMVRADGGITRVGQLAGKRVAIGTIGSGTAATAQRFFTSIDLWDLIRPDFTGYQEAISALGHGYIDAIWVFAGLPNQTVVQAAGSYPVRLLDLSEDAEKKGFFTQYPFFSKTSIAPGTYPGIDYPVNTFQDIAVWVAGSHVAADTVRKAMAAAARSQGQSPALIGDHAGILTPLHPGAELYWQDMGKR, from the coding sequence ATGAAACACCTGTCCGTTCTGCTGCTGGCGCTGGCCCTGATTTTGCCCGCGAGTCAGCCGGCCTGCGCCGAGAAAGTTCGCCTGCGCTTTGTCGGCGGGCCTCCCGGCGGCAGCTTCGAAGGCGCGGCGCGGGCCTTGACGCAGCGTCTCAAGGAAGAACTCGGCGCCGATGTGTCCCTCGCCATCTCGGGCGGTTCCGTGGAAAACTTGCGGCGCATCCACAAGGGCGAGGCCGATTTCGGCATCGTCTATGCCGCGGATCTCTTTCTCGCCCGCTCCGGGCAACTGCCCTACGATCCGCGCTCCTATGACAGGATTCTCGCCCTGGCGCCCCTTTATCCGGCGCCCGCGCAACTCATGGTGCGCGCCGACGGCGGCATCACCCGCGTCGGACAACTCGCCGGAAAGCGCGTGGCGATCGGCACCATCGGCTCGGGCACCGCGGCAACCGCCCAGCGCTTTTTCACCAGCATCGATCTCTGGGATTTGATCCGCCCTGATTTTACCGGTTATCAGGAGGCGATTTCCGCCCTAGGCCATGGCTACATCGATGCCATCTGGGTTTTCGCCGGCCTGCCCAACCAGACGGTTGTCCAGGCCGCGGGCAGCTACCCCGTGCGCCTGCTCGATCTGAGCGAGGACGCCGAGAAAAAAGGATTCTTCACCCAGTACCCCTTCTTTTCCAAAACGTCGATTGCTCCAGGCACCTATCCAGGCATCGATTATCCGGTGAATACCTTTCAGGATATCGCGGTCTGGGTGGCCGGCAGCCATGTCGCCGCGGACACCGTGCGCAAGGCCATGGCCGCGGCCGCGCGGAGCCAAGGCCAGAGTCCGGCGCTGATCGGCGACCATGCAGGGATTCTCACCCCTCTGCATCCCGGCGCTGAGCTCTACTGGCAGGATATGGGCAAGCGCTGA
- a CDS encoding cytochrome c3 family protein: MKRFAAVLAVAAFFAGAVYAFAADVYTYEAKNGNVTFNHKAHAEKLGDCAKCHEGTPGPIDVTKDWAHQTCTGCHKEMNGPAKCNECHKK, translated from the coding sequence ATGAAACGTTTTGCCGCTGTTCTTGCCGTCGCCGCTTTCTTTGCCGGTGCTGTCTACGCGTTCGCCGCCGATGTGTACACCTACGAGGCGAAAAACGGCAACGTGACCTTCAACCACAAGGCCCATGCCGAAAAGCTCGGCGATTGCGCCAAGTGCCACGAAGGCACCCCCGGCCCCATCGATGTGACCAAGGACTGGGCGCATCAGACCTGCACCGGCTGCCACAAGGAAATGAACGGCCCCGCCAAGTGCAACGAGTGCCACAAGAAGTAA
- a CDS encoding NAD(P)/FAD-dependent oxidoreductase, whose translation MKIVVLGGGYAGLSCLLTLRRRCPEAKLSLVDARTSHVKLTRLHQTLRRPFAEITCSFEALAEKFGFAFHQAQISWSDQGLTGWQSSKVLALPQGELPFDYLVIATGTRTPPLPRGESSLSREDLLAGEGREKILDMRRRMSGRVPEITVVGAGATGLQFLFELHATAVAEGWPVNLHLVDLSPRLLSGHPAAFDRYTRKRLRELGIRHHPAVRYLGQEGGAIRLQGAEETEPLVLPCDLVLLFPGVQAVPRLLETNRYGQVLEDGLPLNNIYAAGDCSRYLGSGLNAQTAQAALRKGALVAENIAQSAAGRRQKTYLYREIGYFVSLGAADGVGWLGWRGNVLTGTPAFAVKEVLEAQYDLFLRGIDSYLK comes from the coding sequence ATGAAGATTGTCGTACTCGGCGGCGGTTACGCCGGGTTGTCCTGTCTGCTGACTTTGCGGCGCCGCTGTCCGGAAGCGAAGTTGAGCCTGGTGGATGCGCGGACGAGCCATGTCAAGCTGACGCGCCTGCACCAGACCCTGCGTCGCCCTTTCGCCGAGATCACCTGTTCCTTTGAAGCCTTGGCCGAAAAATTCGGTTTTGCTTTTCATCAGGCGCAAATCTCTTGGTCCGATCAGGGGCTGACGGGCTGGCAGTCATCCAAGGTTCTGGCCTTGCCGCAAGGCGAACTGCCTTTTGATTATTTGGTCATTGCCACCGGCACGCGCACCCCGCCACTGCCTCGTGGAGAATCTTCACTCTCCCGGGAAGACCTGTTGGCGGGCGAGGGCAGAGAGAAAATCCTGGACATGCGTCGCCGGATGAGCGGACGCGTCCCCGAAATCACCGTGGTGGGCGCCGGTGCGACGGGCTTGCAGTTTCTTTTTGAATTACACGCGACGGCAGTCGCCGAAGGCTGGCCGGTCAATCTGCATCTGGTCGATCTCTCGCCTCGCCTGCTTTCCGGTCACCCGGCGGCCTTTGACCGATACACGCGCAAGCGCCTCAGGGAGTTGGGCATCCGCCATCATCCCGCCGTGCGTTATCTTGGGCAGGAGGGCGGCGCCATTCGGCTGCAAGGGGCGGAGGAAACGGAGCCGCTGGTGCTGCCTTGCGATCTGGTGCTGCTGTTTCCCGGCGTGCAGGCCGTGCCTCGCCTTCTGGAAACCAATCGCTACGGCCAGGTGCTCGAGGATGGGTTGCCCCTGAACAATATTTACGCCGCCGGCGACTGTTCCCGGTATCTCGGTAGCGGTCTCAACGCCCAGACCGCCCAGGCGGCCCTGCGCAAGGGCGCCCTGGTCGCGGAGAATATCGCCCAGTCGGCGGCGGGAAGGCGGCAGAAAACCTATCTGTACCGGGAAATCGGCTACTTCGTCAGCCTCGGCGCGGCCGATGGCGTGGGATGGCTTGGTTGGCGCGGAAATGTTCTGACCGGAACCCCCGCCTTTGCCGTCAAGGAAGTTCTAGAGGCGCAATACGATCTCTTTTTGCGGGGCATCGACAGTTATCTGAAATGA
- a CDS encoding tautomerase family protein translates to MSMPYVNIKITREGATAEQKAKLIEGVTHLLRDTLGKNPATTVVVIDEVDTDNWGIGGESVTVRRKKGQ, encoded by the coding sequence ATTTCCATGCCCTACGTCAACATCAAGATTACCCGCGAAGGCGCCACCGCAGAGCAGAAGGCTAAACTCATCGAAGGCGTCACTCACCTGCTGCGCGACACCCTGGGCAAAAACCCCGCCACCACGGTGGTGGTCATCGACGAAGTCGACACCGACAACTGGGGCATCGGCGGCGAGAGCGTGACCGTGCGCCGCAAGAAGGGTCAGTAA
- the rlmD gene encoding 23S rRNA (uracil(1939)-C(5))-methyltransferase RlmD, producing MASERRKKNDKRQLELTIEKLDEEGIGLAAWEGKRVLVPGVLPGERILAVIEHEGQRRIAARPLKRLTSAPERSRRWNCPHAEECLGCALISMDYPAQLRFKQDKVAAALGAYPRLAQARVAPVWAAEQPLGYRCTAKLVIGKHHGQVSIGLYRRNTHQVVDIGQCPLHHPLINQISAVVREEIERQGVWVYNPERNSGLLRYLAIRVSPSRNEAMVTFVTSERNYREITHLAKWLVKKIPQVVSVQQNVNASTGNVILGAQTLKMLGHPALLDQVGDLRLRISPASFFQVNHPQAERIYALVRQWAACRRDEHALDLYCGIGGIAMNLARDAGQVLGIEVVEDAVRNAADNARLNQLDNCRFRAGDAAELLEDLELELPPGAVAVVNPPRKGCEPEVLKRLAALAPRLLLYVSCNPLTLARDLDLLAGLGFVTEDIQPVDMFPQTPHVECVARLVPAQGG from the coding sequence ATGGCGAGCGAGCGCAGGAAAAAAAACGACAAGCGGCAACTGGAACTGACCATCGAAAAGCTCGATGAGGAAGGCATCGGCCTCGCGGCCTGGGAAGGCAAGAGGGTTCTGGTGCCGGGCGTTCTTCCCGGCGAGCGCATCCTGGCCGTCATCGAACACGAGGGGCAGCGCCGGATCGCCGCGCGCCCGCTGAAAAGACTGACCAGCGCACCGGAGCGCAGCCGCCGCTGGAACTGTCCCCACGCCGAGGAATGCCTGGGCTGCGCCCTGATCAGCATGGACTATCCGGCCCAACTGCGCTTCAAGCAGGACAAGGTCGCAGCTGCTCTCGGCGCTTACCCCCGCCTGGCACAGGCACGGGTGGCACCTGTATGGGCGGCGGAGCAACCCCTCGGCTACCGCTGCACCGCCAAGCTGGTCATCGGCAAGCACCATGGGCAGGTGAGCATCGGCCTCTATCGCCGCAACACCCATCAGGTGGTCGACATCGGCCAGTGCCCTCTGCATCATCCCTTGATCAACCAGATCAGCGCCGTGGTACGCGAGGAGATCGAGCGCCAGGGGGTGTGGGTCTACAACCCCGAGCGCAACAGCGGCCTGCTGCGTTATCTCGCCATTCGGGTCAGTCCCTCGCGCAACGAAGCCATGGTGACCTTCGTCACCAGCGAGCGCAACTACCGCGAAATCACCCATCTCGCCAAGTGGCTCGTGAAAAAGATCCCCCAGGTGGTCTCGGTGCAGCAGAATGTCAATGCCTCGACGGGCAATGTGATTCTCGGCGCCCAGACCCTCAAGATGCTCGGCCACCCTGCCCTGCTCGACCAGGTGGGCGATCTGCGCCTGCGCATCTCACCGGCCTCTTTCTTTCAGGTCAACCATCCGCAGGCCGAGCGCATTTATGCGCTGGTGCGCCAGTGGGCGGCCTGCCGCCGCGACGAGCACGCCCTGGATCTGTATTGCGGAATCGGCGGGATCGCCATGAATCTCGCCCGGGACGCCGGACAGGTCCTGGGGATCGAAGTGGTGGAGGACGCGGTGCGCAATGCCGCCGACAACGCGCGCCTCAATCAGCTCGACAACTGCCGATTCCGCGCCGGCGACGCCGCGGAACTTCTCGAGGATCTCGAACTGGAACTGCCGCCCGGAGCGGTGGCGGTCGTCAATCCGCCGCGCAAGGGCTGCGAGCCCGAGGTGCTCAAGCGCCTCGCCGCTCTCGCGCCGCGCCTGCTGCTCTACGTGAGCTGCAACCCCCTGACCCTGGCCCGCGATCTGGATCTGCTGGCGGGACTGGGCTTTGTCACCGAGGACATTCAGCCCGTCGACATGTTTCCGCAAACCCCGCATGTGGAATGCGTGGCGCGCCTGGTCCCAGCCCAAGGCGGCTGA
- a CDS encoding sensor histidine kinase, with amino-acid sequence MNLARPRFLSIRAKLTLASLAPLALAMVVVSFLGYYLINAWIVGEAQRKVRNDLEAARAEYNHQKELLRDALHFAVHSAGLSEALEQGDMEVIERRLGDIRTNRGMDILTLTDARGAALVRAGHPGENLGRINTAAYVQSALKGSVVSSTVVLSPAQMALENPALAERARLPLIAPKTRGREVEETRGMFLLGAYPLHAPDGRILGCLYGAVLLNHNLDLVDRIKRTVYGEEVHGEKLLGSATLFLGDVRVATTVRLPDGNRALGTLVSPEVAHAVLVEKKKWIDRALVVHDWYLTAYEPIFDPQGNAIGSLYVGLLEAPYKALRTKAALVLSLILAFSSGLGYLLAREGSRRLSRPILELEEMTQRVARGERDGELPIREADEIGRLTQAFNQMTQALREREEELRRLNRDLEGKVAERTRLLEEKNQELLRAQEELARNEKLAAIGALAAGVAHEINNPTAIIRGNTELLLMELAPDAPGREEAEEVKKQTERIARITDNLLAFARRREPHEDRLEIHGLLEEILAQLPHQIIMTHLRVKRHYADEVPRVKADAGQLRQVFTNLLINAVEAMAGEGLLVLGTEVREERLVVSITDTGPGITPGVREKLFNPFFTTKPNGTGLGLSVSYGIVERHGGTIEVESEPGRGATFRVFLPVRAGQD; translated from the coding sequence ATGAATCTCGCGCGTCCGCGTTTTCTCTCCATCCGCGCCAAGCTGACTCTGGCCTCCCTGGCGCCGCTGGCCCTGGCCATGGTCGTGGTGAGCTTTCTCGGCTACTATCTCATCAATGCCTGGATCGTCGGCGAAGCCCAGAGAAAGGTGCGCAACGACCTGGAGGCGGCGCGCGCCGAATACAATCATCAGAAGGAACTGCTGCGCGATGCCTTGCATTTCGCGGTGCACAGCGCCGGACTGAGCGAAGCCCTAGAGCAGGGCGACATGGAGGTCATCGAGCGGCGCCTGGGTGATATTCGGACCAATCGCGGCATGGATATCCTCACCCTGACCGACGCCAGGGGCGCGGCGCTGGTGCGCGCCGGTCATCCCGGCGAGAACCTCGGCCGGATCAACACCGCCGCCTATGTGCAAAGCGCGCTAAAGGGAAGCGTCGTTTCGAGCACCGTGGTTCTTTCCCCGGCGCAGATGGCGCTGGAGAACCCCGCGCTCGCCGAACGGGCCCGGCTGCCCCTCATCGCTCCGAAAACGCGTGGTCGCGAGGTGGAGGAAACGCGCGGCATGTTTCTGCTCGGCGCCTATCCGCTCCATGCGCCCGATGGGCGGATTCTCGGTTGCCTGTATGGCGCGGTGCTGCTCAATCACAACCTCGATCTAGTCGATCGCATCAAGCGCACCGTGTATGGCGAGGAGGTCCACGGGGAAAAACTTCTCGGCAGCGCCACCCTGTTTCTCGGCGATGTGCGGGTGGCGACCACCGTGCGCCTGCCCGACGGCAACCGGGCCTTGGGCACCCTGGTGTCGCCCGAGGTGGCTCACGCCGTGCTGGTCGAAAAGAAAAAATGGATCGATCGGGCGCTGGTGGTCCATGACTGGTACCTGACCGCCTACGAGCCGATTTTTGATCCTCAGGGCAATGCCATCGGATCGCTCTACGTGGGGCTGCTCGAAGCGCCCTACAAGGCGCTGCGCACCAAGGCGGCGCTGGTGCTGTCGCTGATCCTGGCGTTTAGTTCGGGCTTGGGCTATTTGTTGGCGCGGGAAGGATCAAGGCGTCTCTCGCGCCCGATCCTGGAGTTGGAGGAGATGACCCAGCGGGTGGCGCGCGGCGAGCGCGACGGCGAGCTGCCGATTCGCGAGGCCGATGAGATCGGACGCCTGACCCAGGCCTTCAATCAGATGACGCAGGCCTTGCGCGAGCGCGAGGAAGAGTTGCGCCGGCTCAACCGCGACCTGGAAGGCAAGGTTGCCGAGCGCACCCGTCTGCTCGAAGAAAAAAACCAGGAACTGCTGCGCGCCCAGGAGGAATTGGCGCGCAACGAAAAACTGGCAGCCATCGGCGCCCTGGCGGCCGGTGTCGCCCATGAGATCAACAACCCCACCGCCATCATCCGAGGCAACACCGAGTTGCTGCTCATGGAGCTTGCGCCCGATGCCCCGGGGCGCGAGGAAGCCGAGGAAGTCAAGAAGCAGACCGAGCGAATCGCGCGCATCACCGACAACCTGCTGGCGTTCGCGCGGCGCCGCGAGCCCCACGAAGATCGTCTCGAGATCCATGGATTGCTTGAGGAAATCCTCGCCCAACTGCCGCACCAGATCATCATGACCCATCTGCGCGTCAAGCGGCATTACGCCGACGAGGTGCCGCGGGTGAAGGCCGATGCTGGACAGCTGCGCCAGGTGTTCACTAATCTGCTGATCAATGCCGTGGAGGCCATGGCCGGCGAGGGACTGCTGGTACTGGGAACCGAGGTGCGCGAGGAGCGTCTGGTGGTGAGCATCACCGACACCGGCCCCGGCATCACGCCGGGCGTGCGGGAAAAGCTCTTCAACCCTTTCTTCACCACCAAGCCCAACGGGACGGGCCTTGGCCTTTCCGTTTCCTACGGCATCGTCGAGCGCCACGGCGGCACCATCGAGGTGGAGAGTGAACCAGGCCGCGGTGCGACTTTTCGTGTGTTTTTACCCGTGCGGGCCGGGCAGGACTGA